TGCCGAGCCGCAGGCGCTGCTGGCTGCACACGCTGGCGTCGGGGCCGGCATTGGCCAGGGCCGGTGGGTTCACCGTTACCGTTACGGTGCTGGTGGCCGAGCAGCCCTGGGCCGTCGTCACGCGCAGCGTGTACGTGAAGGTTTGGGGCGAAGCGGTGGTGTTGGGCAGCGTCAGCGTCGGCTGGGCTACAGTGGTGCTGCTCAGGCCGGTAGCCGGGCTCCACTGGTAGGTGTAGCCGGCCACGGCCGCGGCGCCCAGCGTCGTAACTTCCTGGGGGCACACCGCCCGGTTAGCTCCGGCCTGGGCCACGGCCGCCGGAAATACCGTCACCGTCACCTGGCGGCTGGCCGTGCAAGTTCCCTCCTGCGACGTCACCGTGTACGTAGTAGTTTGGGTGGGCGCCACCGTGATGCTGGCCCCGGTGAAATTCTGCCCGCCCCCGGTCCAGGTGTAGTTGGCGCCGCCGCTGGCCGTAAGCGTGGTGTTGGTGCCGGGGCAAATGCTCACCCCGGCGCTAATGGACAGCGTCGAAACCGGGCGCAGGTCCACGGGGCGCGTTACGGAGTCGGTGGGGCAGCCCAGGCTCGATACGCCGCGCAGCACCAGCGTGCCCGTGGTGCCGGAGCCCCACAGCACCCGCACCGAGCTGCCGGTGCTGGAGCCCTGCACCGTGCCGCCGCGTACGGTCCAGCGGTAGCTGGCCGCCGTGGGGCCGCCGGCCGTGTACTGAATGGCCTGGCTTCGGTCGCACACCACCGTGTCGCCCAGGATGCGGTTGGGGCCGGCGGCGCGCGTCACCGTAATGCGAAACACCTCGGCTATAGTTTTGCTGCCGCAGGCATCGTCGGTCACGGTTACTACCACGTCGTAGGGAGTGGCGCGGGCGTTGCCGCAGGCCGCGTTGTAGCGGAAGGCACCCGTTACGGTGCCCGTGCCCGCTATTGAAACCGAGCCGGTGGGGTTGCCGGCCGGCACAGTGCCGGGGTTGCCGCCCAGGGTGGCATCAAAGGGGCCGGGCCCGTCCAGCAGCACGCTGTTCACTTTCATGGTCAGCCGCTGCCCTTCGGGGTCAGTGGCCGTCAGGTTGAAGTTCAGCGTTTGCCCTTCCTCCACGGTGTAGTTCTTGACTTGCACGGTAGGAGCCGAAAACACGGGCGGGCGGTTGGGCTGGCAGGCCCTTGATACCAGCTGAATGTCGCGGCGGGTGGTGCCCACCAGCACGTCGCGGCCGTTGATGGTGCGGTACTCCTTCACATCCACAGCCACCACAAACTTGCCCAGCATGGGCGACAGGTAGCGGCTTACGCCGGTGCTGGCATTGAGGGCCGCGTAGCCCTGGGGCCCAAACGGCTGGGCAAAGCTGTAGCCGGCCGCGTACGTCACGGGTGGGGGAGGGGGCGCGAAGTTGCCGAACGGCGGGTTGCCCTGGTAAGGCGTGCCAAACGAGTAAATCAGCCGGTCGCCGTCGGCGTCGTAGGCGTTGTTGAGCAGGATGCTGGTGTCGCCCTGGCAGATTACGGCCACGGCCGTGTCCGAAAACACCGGGGAGGTGTTCGGCAGCAGGGGCGGGGCCATGTCCGTGTACAGGGTCATGTTGGTGTTGCCCGGGTTGAACAGGTTGGTCACGTCCACGTTGCGGGCAATGTCGGTGTACACGGCGTAGTAGCCGTCAAACGACAGCGGCAGGTTTACCGTGGTGACGTACTTGGCCAGCGTAACCCGCGGCGGGGCGCTGCCCGGCAGCGTGCAGGTGCCCGGTGTGGGCGGCGTAATCTCGGCGAAGCTGGTGCGCGGCACGGTCAGGTTCAGAATCCGGGCCCCGTTCTGCGACTTGTTATAGAAGGCAATGCTGATGTCGGGGCGCCCGTCGGGGGCCGCCGAGCCGAATTCCTTGTTCAGATACACCAGCACCGTTACCTGGTAGCGGAAGGGCGCCGTGGCGGGCCCGTTGGCATCGAGGTACTTATAGTTCATTTCGCCGCCGAGCAGGTGCGTGGCCGCGGCAGGACGGCTCAGCCCCACCAGCAGCACCAGCAGTACCAGCCAGCCGCGCCGCAGTAAACGTGTATGCATAGAAAGCAAGAAGAAAAGAGGTAGTCAGCAGAAAAGCGGCCGGCCCGCGCCGGACCGGCCGCCGATAGGCGGGGTTAGTCGCGCGCCATCCGGCGGATGGCTTCGCGCCCCTGCGCGTCGCGCAGGCGCAGCACGTACACGCCGGCCGGCAGGGCGCTCAGGTCGAGGGCGGCATCGGTGGCCGGGCTCAGGCGCAGGGCCTTGGTCAGCACCTGGGCCCCGTGCAGGGTTTCGACGGTGGCCGTGTACAGGCCGGCCGCCGTGGGGTCGGGTAGGCGCAGGGTCAGGTGGCCGTCGGCGGTGGGGTTCGGAAACACGCTCAGGGCCGGCAGGTGCAGGGCCGCCTGCGTGTTGGTGGTCGTGCCCCCCGTTATCCGCACCGTGTAGTCCTCGGTTTCGGCGTTGAACTGGTTGGTCACGCAGGCGGCCGCCTGGTTGAAGTTGAGGCGGCTGATCAGGCGCAGGCGCGTGAGGGCCGGCCCGCGGTACTGCGCCGGCACCGCAAACGTGAAGCTGGCCGGCTCCCCGCCGCTGGTATTCGCCAGCAGCTCCGTCGTGGCAAAGAACCCATCCCCGTTCAAGTCAATCCAGACCGAAGTGCTGCGCTGAAAAGAGGCGTTGCCCGTTACGGTCATCGTGGGGCTGGTGCCGGCCTGGAGCTGCATCACCCGGTCGAGGTAGTTGCCGTAGCCGTTGGCGTCGGCGCCGGAGTTGCTGGTGAACGTGGTCTGCCCGTTCAACGACAGCCGTACCGTCGTAATCCAGAAGTTGCTGGACGCCTGGCCCGTGGAGGCGCAGTAGGTCAGGCACGGCACCGTCACGACCACCGGCGAGGCCAGCGTGGCCGAGGCCGAGCCGAAGGCGTTGGTAGCCGTCAGCCGCACGGTGTAGGTGCCGGAGGCGGTGTAGGTGTGGCTGGGGTTCTGCTGGGTGCTGGTGTTGCCGTCGCCGAAGTCCCACAGCCAGCTGGTGGGCGCGTTCTGGCTTTGGTCGGTAAACCGAATCGGCGTTTGGCAGGAGCCCGGCACGTAGCTGGAAGTAAAGGCCACGACGGGCGGTGAGGTGTTGGGCTGCACCACCACGGTATAATCTTCGGCCTGCCCGAGCTGCACGCCGGCACAGGCCGTGAAGCCCGAGCCCACAAAGTCCGATACCACCCGCAGGCGCAGGGGCTGGTTGCGCGGGGTGCCGGCCGGAATCAGCACCTGGCCGGTGGGGTTGGTGGTGTTCAGGGCCTGAAACAGCAGCTCAGTGGCCGCAAACGTGCCGTCGTTGTTCAGGTCCAGCCACACGCGGGTGTCCTGGGGGTTGGTGGGGCTGGTGGTCAGGCGCAGGGTCGAGCGGACGCCTTCCGTCACCGAAATCTGGCCCGCGCAGGTGAAGTCCTCGTAGCCCGCCCGCCCGTCGGCGGAGGTGTTGCTGAACGTGCCCAGGGCAAACTGCGTGATGCCGTAGTTGCAGCAGTAGGCTGCGGTGGCCGGCGTGCAGGTGGCGCGCACCGGCGCCTGGGCGCTGTACACCACGTAGTTGGTGCGGGTGCGGGTGTTGCTGCCCTGGCTGTTGGTGGCCGTCAGCGTGACGGTGTAAGTGCCGGCGGTGGTATAGGTGTGGCTGGGGTTTTGCTGGGTGCTGGTGGCACCGTCGCCGAAGTTCCACAGCCAGCTGGTGGGCGCGTTCTGGCTCTGGTCCGTAAACTGCACCGTGCCCGAGCAGGTCTGGGGCTGATTGGCCACGAACTCGGCCACGGGCGCCGCGGTGGGCAGGCTGGCAATGATGGCGTAGTCCTCGATCTGCGAGTATTCGGGCCGGGAGCAGGGCGTGGGCACGGCCGAGTTGGCGTAGTCGGCGGCCACGCGCAGGCGCAGGCGCACCCCCGTAACGGTAGAGCTGGGCAGGCGAATGGTGCCCGTGTGCAGGCGCTTGGCGTCAGAGCTGAACACCAGCTCGGAGGTGGGGCTGAAGGTGCCGTCGTTGTTGAGGTCCAGCCACACGCGCACGTTTTCGTCGGCGCTGGGGTTGGTGCGCACGCTCAGGGCGGCATCAGTCCCCACCGTGAGCTGGGCCGGGGCCAGGGTGCAGGCATAATCCCGGTAGGAGCCGTCAGCGCTGGCCGGCGTGGTGTTGTTGAGGCTGCCCAGCGTCACGTTCACGATGCCCATGCCGAAAGCCGCCGTGGTGGGCACCGCCGTGCTGATGGTGCAGAAGCCCGTAGCTGGCGGGCAGGCGGCCTGCTGGGCATGGGCCGCGCCGGAAGCCAGCAGCCCCAGGCTGAGCAGCAGGGCCGGAATGAGTGGACGATATGGGGAAAACAGCCGGGGTAAAGGTAGCGTCATAGAAACCAGGAACCAGGTACAAGGATAGAAGCCGAAAGTGCCCTAAATGTAGACAGATTACGCCGATATTCCGGCCTGTCCCGTTCAGCGGCGCGGCGCAGCTCCCAGGCAAAAAAGCGTAGTTTTGCGCCCTTTCGGCCTGCGCAACATTCAGGCCGAAAGCGCACTTGCAAGCTGCACCCTATGCAACCTACTTCACTACAGGATAAGGTCGTGCTGATTACGGGCGGCTCGTCGGGTATCGGGCGGGCTACGGCCCTGGCGTTTGGGCAGGCCGGGACCCGCGTGGTGGTAACCGGCCGCGACGAAGCCCGCCTGCGCGACACGGCCCAGGAGCTGGCCGGCCGGGGCATTGCCCACCTCACCGTGCAGGCCGACGTGGGCGTGGAAGCCGACGCCCGCCGCGCCGTGGAAGAAACCGTGCAGCACTTCGGCCGCCTGGATGTGCTCATCAACAACGCCGGCATCAGCATGCGTGCCCTGTTCCGCGACGCCGACCTCGACGTGATTCACCGGCTTATGCAAACCAACTTCTTCGGGACGGTGTACACCACCAAGTTTGCCTTGTCCTACGTCACGCAGGCCCGTGGCTCCATTGTGGGCATCAGCAGCATAGCCGGCTACCGGGGGCTGCCGGCCCGCACGGGCTACTCGGCCTCCAAGTTTGCCATGCACGGGTTTCTGGAGGCTCTGCGCACCGAGCTGCTGCCCCAGGGTGTGCACGTGCTGCTGGCCTGCCCCGGCTTCACCAGCTCCAACATCCGCAATGTGGCCCTGGCCGCCGACGGCACTTCCCAGGGTGAGTCGCCGCGCAACGAGCAGCAGATGATGAGCAGCGAAGAAGTGGCCCGCCACCTGCTGCACGCCGTGCGCCACCGCCGCCGCGACCTGGTGCTCACCCGCCAGGGCAAGCTCACCGTCTTCCTCAACAAGTGGCTGCCCGCCCTCACCGACAAGCTCGTCCTCAACCACTTCCGCAAGGAAGAGCCGGACTTTCGGTTGTGAATGAGTGAATGAGTGAATGAGTGAATGAGTGAATGAGTGAATGAGGAAATGAGGAAATGAGGAAATGAGGAAATGAGGAAATGAGGAAATGAGGAAATGAGGAAATGAGTGACTGGATAGCCCCGGAGGGGCGGCATGTCGGTAGAAATCAGTAAGTCCTAGTTGTTCAAAGCCCCAGCGGGGCGACACCCACCGTCCGCAGACGGTTGTGTCGCCCCGCTGGGGCTCTCGGTTCTTTTCACTCGATCTAAGCTACCGATATGTCGCCCCGTTGGGGTTGCCCGTCGACCTTCATTTACTCATTCACTCATTTACCCATCCACTCATTTCCTCATTCCACCAGCAGCAAATCAGGGCGGCGGATGTAGGCGTCGCGGCCTTGCCAGCGCACTCGGTACCAGATGTCCTGCTGGCCCCGCACCTCGAACCGGTCGCCGGCGGCGGCGGTGGTCAGCCAGGCGGCGCCGGCGCTGGGCCCGGCCATGAGCGGGACCCGCGGCCGGGCCACCAGGCCCACGCGGCCGGGTGCCAGCAGATTCAGAAACAACCCTACTCCCACCAGGTAGGCTGCGTAGGCGCCCCACCAGATGCGGCCCGCCGTGCGGCGGCGCACCAGCAGCAAGGTGCCGCCCACCACTGCCAGCACTAGCAGCCCTTGGAGCAGCCGGTAGTAGTAGCGCTGAAACGTAATTGCCAGGTTTTGCCGCCAGGTGTTGGGGTAGCCCGTGAGGCGGTGCTCCTGCGCCAGGTCGGCCATTTTCTGCCAGGTATCGTGGCGGGGCTGCCAGAGCTGGGCCACGCTCAGGTAGTACAAGGCCGCCGGGTAGTGCCCCAGCTCCTCCTGCACGTAGGCCATGCGCAGCAGCTGCCGCGCCGACTGCACCCCGTCCTGCTCCCGCGCCTGCCGGTACAGCGGATAGGCCTGCGCCACCCGCCCGGCCTCGAACAAAGAATCGGCCTTAATGAGGCTGGGAGTAACTTTTTGGGCCTGAACGCCTTGGCAAAACAGCGCCAGAAACAGAAAAAAAAGCTGGACTTTTTTCAGCAAAACAGTTGCACGATTAACCAGAGCCGTCTACTTTTGTGCCACAATCAGCAAAAATGGCTTGCTGACCGCAAAGAAAACGATTCTGTAGCTCAGCTGGTAGAGCAATACACTTTTAATGTATGGGTCCTGGGTTCGAATCCCAGCGGAATCACTACCGCCCTCTTAGCATCTGGCTAAGAGGGTTTTGCTTTTTATAAGCCTTTTCAAGAGCCGACGAGGCAAGATTTACTGCTTGTATGCATGGTGTACCGTAGCACCTAGCCTTTGTCGAGGGTGAGGCGGGCTTCTTCCAGGTCCAGCTCGTTTTCCAGCTTGCGCAAGGCTTCTTCGCTGGTGTTTTGCTCGCGGCGCAGCTGCTCCAGCACCTCCCGCTCAAAGTGAATGACGGCTTCCTGCAGCTGCTGGAAGGGCGTCAGGGTAGGCGGCGCTTCCGGCTGCTGGCCGGCCGGAGCGTCGGGCAGGTGCTGCTGCAAGCGGTGCAGGCGGTGCTCGTAGCGGGTTTGCATCCGGACCAGCACCTCAGCCGGAGCCTGGGCAGCGGCGGCCGGTCCGGCCAGGTAAGCGGCCGTCTGCTGGGCCAGGTGCAGGCGCAGGGCATGTTCTTCCCGTCCGGCTTGGCCGTCTTCCCGAATGCCCAAAACGCGAATCAGCAGGGGCAGGCTCAGCCCTTGCAGCACCAGCGTCACAAAAATCACCATGAAGGTGAGCAGCAAAATCAGGTTGCGCTGCGGAAAAGGCGCCCCCGAGGGCAGGGTGAGGGGCAGGGCCAGGGCCGCCGCCAACGACACCACCCCGCGCAAGCCCGCCCAGCCTATTACCGTAGCCAGCGCCACCGGCGGCCGCGGCTCCCGCTCCCGGATGCGGTGGCTCAGCCAGCGCGGCAGGTAGGTGCCGGGGTACACCCACAGCAGCCGCCCCACCACCACGGTGAGGCTAATCAGGGCCCCGTAGCCCACCAGGTGGCTCCACGCGGCCGGCCCCACGCCCTCCATAATGGTGGGTAGCTGCAAGCCAATGAGGATGAACACCACACCGTTAAGCAGAAAAACCAGCGCATTCCACACGGCGTAGGCCTGTAGGCGCCCCTCGTGGGAGAAAATGCGGGCCTGGTGCCGGCTCAGCACCAAGCCCGCCGTCACGACGGCCAGCACCCCGGACACGTGCGCTTCTTCGGCCACCACGTAGGCCACGTAGGGCGTGAGCAGGGTCAGGCTGGTATCTACCACGGAGTTGTTATGGGTGTGGAGGTGGGCGAAGTACACCACCCGGCCCAGCAGCCAGCCAATAGCCACGCCGGCGGCGGCCACCCACAGCAGCTGCAAGCTGGCCGGCCCCAGCGCAAACTGCCCGGTGAGTACGGCCGCCACAGCGTAGCGGTAGGCAATCAGCCCGGTGG
This region of Hymenobacter sp. YIM 151500-1 genomic DNA includes:
- a CDS encoding T9SS type B sorting domain-containing protein codes for the protein MHTRLLRRGWLVLLVLLVGLSRPAAATHLLGGEMNYKYLDANGPATAPFRYQVTVLVYLNKEFGSAAPDGRPDISIAFYNKSQNGARILNLTVPRTSFAEITPPTPGTCTLPGSAPPRVTLAKYVTTVNLPLSFDGYYAVYTDIARNVDVTNLFNPGNTNMTLYTDMAPPLLPNTSPVFSDTAVAVICQGDTSILLNNAYDADGDRLIYSFGTPYQGNPPFGNFAPPPPPVTYAAGYSFAQPFGPQGYAALNASTGVSRYLSPMLGKFVVAVDVKEYRTINGRDVLVGTTRRDIQLVSRACQPNRPPVFSAPTVQVKNYTVEEGQTLNFNLTATDPEGQRLTMKVNSVLLDGPGPFDATLGGNPGTVPAGNPTGSVSIAGTGTVTGAFRYNAACGNARATPYDVVVTVTDDACGSKTIAEVFRITVTRAAGPNRILGDTVVCDRSQAIQYTAGGPTAASYRWTVRGGTVQGSSTGSSVRVLWGSGTTGTLVLRGVSSLGCPTDSVTRPVDLRPVSTLSISAGVSICPGTNTTLTASGGANYTWTGGGQNFTGASITVAPTQTTTYTVTSQEGTCTASRQVTVTVFPAAVAQAGANRAVCPQEVTTLGAAAVAGYTYQWSPATGLSSTTVAQPTLTLPNTTASPQTFTYTLRVTTAQGCSATSTVTVTVNPPALANAGPDASVCSQQRLRLGTAAVAGYSYEWSPATGLSSTTAAQPTLTAPRATGSAQLLTYVLKATTAAGCVATDTVRITVNPQPEPDNIVGSRSVCPTVQGVAYTIDNPRATAYQWLVEGGTLVSGQGSASITVNWGAASATARVRAFRLSAQGCSSDTVSLPVRINPILATATPTGPARVCQSGGPFTYQTQFTNGSVYAWQILGGTQVSTSQGAVQVRWTRPGVGKLVVTESSNPAGGVCRGQSDTLYVTVLPGPDAGLALAGPSRVCAQAGGTLTFSLPGAASSTYAFTLNGTALTGGTAGSITLPVPAVSATPYTITAQETNANGCAGPVYSKTFVVAPPLAITGPANYCPEARTGLTYSATAFTGGVYQWTLTGGTIVSGQGTSSVRIDLPAGTSAATLQVTETTSQTCAATFTIRPDNATVSLSVASVAAGDKSITLALTVPNVAGNTGRVNILRREAGSTGAFTTVGSAANTATSYTDNTSVDADARAYQYRLELTNGCGTVLASREHTTILTKATGTEPTDTRLTGKTEVTWTAYQGFAVKEYRVSRVVDNGPAQLVATVAAGSPLRAEFQLSKDGFNQCFRVEAVSTDAQPLLARSNDACVDFANRLGFYNIITPNNDGKNDVLIIDNVQLYPSNTLTVFNRWGKQVYETRNYRNTFGGDNCSAGMYYYLFKLQDGTSYKGWFEIAR
- a CDS encoding GEVED domain-containing protein gives rise to the protein MTLPLPRLFSPYRPLIPALLLSLGLLASGAAHAQQAACPPATGFCTISTAVPTTAAFGMGIVNVTLGSLNNTTPASADGSYRDYACTLAPAQLTVGTDAALSVRTNPSADENVRVWLDLNNDGTFSPTSELVFSSDAKRLHTGTIRLPSSTVTGVRLRLRVAADYANSAVPTPCSRPEYSQIEDYAIIASLPTAAPVAEFVANQPQTCSGTVQFTDQSQNAPTSWLWNFGDGATSTQQNPSHTYTTAGTYTVTLTATNSQGSNTRTRTNYVVYSAQAPVRATCTPATAAYCCNYGITQFALGTFSNTSADGRAGYEDFTCAGQISVTEGVRSTLRLTTSPTNPQDTRVWLDLNNDGTFAATELLFQALNTTNPTGQVLIPAGTPRNQPLRLRVVSDFVGSGFTACAGVQLGQAEDYTVVVQPNTSPPVVAFTSSYVPGSCQTPIRFTDQSQNAPTSWLWDFGDGNTSTQQNPSHTYTASGTYTVRLTATNAFGSASATLASPVVVTVPCLTYCASTGQASSNFWITTVRLSLNGQTTFTSNSGADANGYGNYLDRVMQLQAGTSPTMTVTGNASFQRSTSVWIDLNGDGFFATTELLANTSGGEPASFTFAVPAQYRGPALTRLRLISRLNFNQAAACVTNQFNAETEDYTVRITGGTTTNTQAALHLPALSVFPNPTADGHLTLRLPDPTAAGLYTATVETLHGAQVLTKALRLSPATDAALDLSALPAGVYVLRLRDAQGREAIRRMARD
- a CDS encoding SDR family oxidoreductase, yielding MQPTSLQDKVVLITGGSSGIGRATALAFGQAGTRVVVTGRDEARLRDTAQELAGRGIAHLTVQADVGVEADARRAVEETVQHFGRLDVLINNAGISMRALFRDADLDVIHRLMQTNFFGTVYTTKFALSYVTQARGSIVGISSIAGYRGLPARTGYSASKFAMHGFLEALRTELLPQGVHVLLACPGFTSSNIRNVALAADGTSQGESPRNEQQMMSSEEVARHLLHAVRHRRRDLVLTRQGKLTVFLNKWLPALTDKLVLNHFRKEEPDFRL
- a CDS encoding SH3 domain-containing protein, encoding MLKKVQLFFLFLALFCQGVQAQKVTPSLIKADSLFEAGRVAQAYPLYRQAREQDGVQSARQLLRMAYVQEELGHYPAALYYLSVAQLWQPRHDTWQKMADLAQEHRLTGYPNTWRQNLAITFQRYYYRLLQGLLVLAVVGGTLLLVRRRTAGRIWWGAYAAYLVGVGLFLNLLAPGRVGLVARPRVPLMAGPSAGAAWLTTAAAGDRFEVRGQQDIWYRVRWQGRDAYIRRPDLLLVE
- a CDS encoding Na+/H+ antiporter; this encodes MHEIELITALLIIIVLLAVVADRFKVPYPILLVLVGSAIGLVPGLPHVALPPDLVFFVFLPPLLYSAAWQTSWPDFKAAHRPIGLLALGCVLFTTTLVAAVAHYALPGFDWATAFVLGAIVSPPDAVAAAAALKGLPVPKRVLTILEGESLVNDATGLIAYRYAVAAVLTGQFALGPASLQLLWVAAAGVAIGWLLGRVVYFAHLHTHNNSVVDTSLTLLTPYVAYVVAEEAHVSGVLAVVTAGLVLSRHQARIFSHEGRLQAYAVWNALVFLLNGVVFILIGLQLPTIMEGVGPAAWSHLVGYGALISLTVVVGRLLWVYPGTYLPRWLSHRIREREPRPPVALATVIGWAGLRGVVSLAAALALPLTLPSGAPFPQRNLILLLTFMVIFVTLVLQGLSLPLLIRVLGIREDGQAGREEHALRLHLAQQTAAYLAGPAAAAQAPAEVLVRMQTRYEHRLHRLQQHLPDAPAGQQPEAPPTLTPFQQLQEAVIHFEREVLEQLRREQNTSEEALRKLENELDLEEARLTLDKG